Proteins encoded by one window of Polaribacter haliotis:
- a CDS encoding tRNA-binding protein, protein MKPEITFEDFLKVDIRIGTIIEVNDFPKARKPAYQLTVDFGDLGIKKSSAQITDLYSKEELLHKQVSAIVNFAPRQIANFMSEILVIGVYNTDGNVVLLQASKNIKNGEQVS, encoded by the coding sequence ATGAAACCAGAAATTACATTCGAAGACTTTTTAAAAGTTGATATTAGAATAGGAACCATTATAGAAGTCAACGATTTTCCGAAAGCAAGAAAGCCAGCCTATCAATTAACAGTAGATTTTGGCGATTTAGGAATTAAAAAATCAAGTGCTCAAATAACAGATTTGTATTCTAAAGAAGAATTACTACACAAACAAGTATCTGCAATTGTAAACTTTGCGCCAAGACAAATCGCTAATTTTATGAGTGAAATTTTGGTTATTGGTGTTTACAATACAGATGGAAATGTGGTTTTATTGCAAGCTTCTAAGAATATTAAAAACGGGGAGCAGGTTTCTTAA
- a CDS encoding RNA polymerase sigma factor, which yields MIELDILVKNFKNKDHLAFEELYNMYHKSIFGVIFNMIKDTEIANDLTQDVFVKAWNNSEKYSIKKGRFFTWLLNIAKNTTIDKIRSKSYKNNKKNVSSEDFLNSFMCNINSDSITNAIGLKNMVSNLEPKIKNILNLIYFEGFTQKEVSEELNIPLGTVKTRKRNGLNLLKTLFV from the coding sequence ATGATAGAATTAGATATTTTAGTAAAGAATTTTAAAAACAAAGACCATCTTGCTTTTGAAGAATTATATAACATGTACCATAAGAGTATATTTGGTGTTATTTTTAATATGATAAAAGATACTGAAATTGCAAATGATTTAACTCAAGATGTATTTGTAAAAGCTTGGAACAATTCTGAAAAATACTCAATTAAAAAAGGGAGATTTTTTACTTGGCTACTTAACATTGCTAAAAACACAACTATTGATAAAATTAGATCTAAATCTTATAAAAACAACAAAAAAAATGTTAGTTCAGAAGATTTTCTAAACAGTTTCATGTGTAATATAAATTCAGATTCTATTACTAATGCTATCGGTTTAAAAAATATGGTATCTAATTTAGAACCGAAAATAAAGAACATATTAAACTTAATCTATTTTGAAGGCTTTACTCAAAAAGAAGTTTCAGAAGAGTTAAACATTCCTCTGGGAACAGTTAAAACAAGAAAAAGAAATGGTTTAAATTTATTAAAAACATTATTTGTTTAA
- a CDS encoding arylsulfatase, whose translation MKFNQLSFILFAGIFINFNSCQHKEKTVEKSKPNIIVILADDMGFSDIGSYGGEIETPNLDALANNGIRYTQFYNTSRCCPTRASLLTGLYPHQTGLGWMTKVDLGNPGYTAELNNNCVTIGEALKNSGYSTYVSGKWHVNKDDESAQDSPNHNWPLQRGFDGFFGILKGASDYFNPDNLYDGNTHIEPDENFYFTDAVNDASSNFIEKHMEEKVNPFFMYVAHIAPHWPIQAKPEDIKKYQGKYMEGWDVLRKKRFDKMKELGVIDENVKLSEKDKDIADWDSLSEDEKIDMDKRMAIYAAQIDCMDQGIGRIISTLKKHNQLDNTLILFLSDNGGCLQPISRGESKELADLGTEKSFESYRKAWANVSNTPFRNYKKWEHEGGVSTPLIAHWPKGIKEKGTLKSQMGHVIDFMPTILELAEVEYPKTYKENKITPLEGESLVATFNGDNVHNRAIYFEHTGARGMRDGDWKLVSLNTQEYPYFKDWELYNLKDDRSETTNLASEFPERIEQLSKKWYAWAERTNVLPIDGRGWYQKINFPKGVKTPESK comes from the coding sequence ATGAAATTCAACCAACTCTCATTCATTTTATTCGCAGGAATTTTTATCAATTTTAATTCTTGTCAGCATAAAGAAAAAACAGTTGAAAAATCAAAACCAAATATTATTGTCATTTTGGCTGACGATATGGGTTTTTCTGATATTGGAAGTTATGGAGGAGAAATAGAAACACCGAATTTAGATGCTTTGGCAAATAACGGAATTCGTTACACACAGTTTTACAATACATCTAGATGTTGCCCAACAAGAGCGTCTTTGTTAACAGGTTTATATCCACACCAAACTGGTTTGGGTTGGATGACAAAAGTAGATTTAGGGAACCCAGGTTACACAGCAGAATTGAATAATAATTGTGTTACTATTGGAGAAGCGTTGAAAAATTCTGGTTATTCTACCTATGTTTCTGGAAAATGGCACGTAAATAAAGATGATGAAAGTGCCCAAGATAGTCCAAACCACAATTGGCCTTTACAAAGAGGTTTTGATGGTTTTTTTGGAATTCTAAAAGGTGCTTCAGATTATTTTAATCCTGATAATTTATACGATGGAAATACGCACATTGAGCCAGATGAAAATTTTTATTTTACAGATGCTGTAAACGATGCTTCTTCTAATTTTATTGAAAAACATATGGAGGAAAAGGTCAATCCGTTTTTTATGTATGTTGCTCATATTGCTCCTCATTGGCCAATTCAAGCAAAACCAGAAGACATTAAAAAATACCAAGGAAAATATATGGAAGGTTGGGATGTCTTACGAAAAAAACGTTTTGATAAAATGAAAGAATTGGGCGTAATTGACGAAAACGTAAAACTTTCTGAAAAAGACAAGGATATTGCAGATTGGGATTCACTTTCCGAAGATGAAAAGATAGATATGGATAAGCGAATGGCCATTTATGCAGCGCAAATCGATTGTATGGATCAAGGAATTGGACGTATTATTTCAACCTTAAAAAAACACAATCAATTAGATAATACTTTAATTCTTTTCCTTTCTGATAATGGTGGTTGCTTACAACCAATTTCAAGAGGAGAAAGCAAAGAATTAGCAGATTTAGGAACCGAAAAATCTTTTGAAAGCTACAGAAAAGCATGGGCAAATGTAAGTAATACACCTTTTAGAAATTATAAAAAATGGGAACATGAAGGAGGCGTTTCAACTCCATTAATTGCACATTGGCCAAAAGGAATCAAAGAAAAAGGAACCTTAAAAAGCCAAATGGGACATGTAATCGATTTTATGCCAACGATTTTAGAGTTGGCTGAAGTTGAATATCCTAAAACATACAAAGAAAACAAAATCACACCTTTAGAAGGAGAGAGTTTAGTAGCTACTTTTAATGGGGATAATGTTCACAATAGAGCTATTTATTTCGAACATACAGGAGCCAGAGGAATGAGAGATGGAGATTGGAAATTGGTCTCTTTAAACACGCAAGAATACCCGTATTTTAAAGATTGGGAATTGTATAATTTAAAAGACGATAGATCTGAAACTACAAATTTAGCTTCTGAATTTCCAGAAAGAATCGAGCAATTAAGTAAGAAATGGTATGCTTGGGCAGAAAGAACAAACGTATTGCCAATTGACGGACGTGGTTGGTATCAAAAAATAAATTTTCCAAAGGGAGTAAAAACACCAGAAAGTAAATGA
- a CDS encoding FAD-binding and (Fe-S)-binding domain-containing protein has protein sequence MIQNTTLEALHNSLSGDVLFDNLHKTLYATDASVYRKIPLAVAFPKDVKDLKTLIAFATENKITLIPRTAGTSLAGQCVGDGIVVDVSKHFTKTLHFDEKVKTIKLEPGIVRDSLNVYLKPFGLFFGPNTSTSNRCMIGGMVGNNSSGSTSIKYGVTRDKVLEIEAILSDGSSAIFKEISSNEFLEKTKLETLEGQIYKSIYSELIYDSAQDEIKKEFPKPEIHRRNTGYAVDEFLKSDLFGGTEPTINVAKFLSGSEGTLAFSTSITLQLDNLPPTESIMVCSHFTSINESLIATLTAMNHNLYNCELMDKAILDCTKNNRELAKNRFFLQGDPEAVLMLEVSANTLPEAELLADKLIVDLEKNNFGYHHPKVYGKDIAKVHYLRKAGLGALGNMVGDMKAVACIEDTAVALEDLPNYIKEFTKIMDKYQQDAIYYAHAGAGELHLRPILNLKKKADVVLFRKITTETAELVKKYKGSFSGEHGDGIVRAEFIPLMIGEENYQLLRRIKKAFDPNNVFNKGKITDAFAMDENLRYEVDRIEPQIKTIQDFSDSEGILKLAEKCNGSGDCRKPVEAGGTMCPSYRATKDEKDTTRARANTLREFLTNSDEANKFNHKELKEVFDLCLSCKACASECPSNVDIATMKAEFLYQYQETNGYSFRSKLFANNVKYNKLGSIVPALTNAILSTPFAKAAMGVAQKRSVPKLAPKTFKKWFQKQPSSKNNKTIYLFCDEFTNFYDVEIGKDAFYLLEKLGYNLQLINHEESGRSFISKGFLKEAKAVCNLNVEIFKDIITEETPLIGIEPSAILTFRDEYIRLADDKKAAEKIAKNVFTFEEFLAKELEKGNLDTSLFTSATKTLKIHGHCHQKALSGTHASFQILNLPKNYSVTIINSGCCGMAGSFGYEKEHYNVSMQVGEDTLFPKVRNTPKETEIVAAGTSCRHQIFDGTKRIAKHPITILKEALL, from the coding sequence ATGATTCAGAATACTACTTTAGAAGCTTTACACAACTCACTTTCTGGTGATGTTTTATTCGATAATTTACACAAAACATTATATGCAACAGATGCTTCTGTGTATAGAAAAATTCCTTTGGCAGTTGCGTTTCCAAAAGATGTAAAAGACCTTAAAACATTAATTGCTTTTGCAACCGAAAATAAAATCACTTTAATACCAAGAACTGCAGGAACTTCTTTGGCAGGACAATGTGTTGGAGATGGAATTGTGGTAGATGTTTCTAAACATTTTACGAAAACGCTTCATTTTGACGAAAAAGTGAAAACCATAAAATTAGAACCAGGAATTGTAAGAGATTCTTTAAATGTGTATTTAAAACCTTTTGGCTTATTCTTTGGCCCAAATACATCCACTTCTAACAGATGTATGATTGGTGGAATGGTGGGTAACAATTCTTCTGGAAGTACTTCTATAAAATATGGAGTAACTCGTGATAAAGTATTGGAAATTGAAGCTATTTTGAGTGATGGCTCTTCAGCAATATTTAAAGAAATAAGTTCGAATGAGTTTCTTGAAAAAACAAAATTAGAAACTTTAGAAGGACAAATTTATAAAAGTATTTATTCGGAATTAATTTACGATTCTGCACAAGATGAAATTAAAAAGGAGTTTCCAAAACCAGAAATTCATAGAAGAAATACAGGTTATGCTGTTGATGAGTTTTTAAAATCAGATTTGTTTGGCGGTACAGAACCAACCATAAATGTTGCAAAATTCTTATCAGGAAGTGAAGGAACATTGGCTTTTTCTACTTCCATAACTTTACAATTAGACAACTTACCTCCTACTGAAAGTATTATGGTTTGTTCTCATTTTACAAGTATTAACGAGAGTTTAATTGCGACGTTAACTGCCATGAATCATAATTTATACAATTGTGAATTGATGGACAAAGCCATTTTAGATTGTACAAAAAACAATAGAGAATTGGCTAAAAATAGGTTCTTTTTACAAGGAGACCCAGAAGCAGTTTTAATGTTAGAAGTTTCTGCAAATACATTGCCAGAAGCAGAATTGTTGGCAGATAAATTGATTGTAGATTTAGAAAAAAACAATTTCGGATATCATCATCCTAAAGTATATGGAAAAGATATTGCAAAAGTCCATTATTTAAGAAAAGCAGGTTTAGGAGCTTTAGGAAATATGGTTGGCGACATGAAAGCTGTTGCTTGTATTGAAGATACAGCTGTGGCTTTAGAAGATTTGCCAAATTATATTAAAGAGTTTACCAAAATTATGGATAAGTATCAGCAAGACGCAATTTATTATGCGCATGCTGGAGCTGGAGAATTGCATTTACGCCCCATTTTGAATTTGAAGAAGAAAGCAGATGTTGTTTTGTTCAGAAAAATAACCACAGAAACTGCGGAATTAGTAAAAAAATACAAAGGTTCTTTTTCTGGAGAACATGGAGATGGAATTGTACGTGCAGAATTTATTCCATTAATGATTGGTGAAGAAAATTATCAATTATTAAGAAGAATTAAAAAGGCTTTTGATCCCAATAATGTTTTCAACAAAGGGAAAATTACAGATGCTTTTGCCATGGATGAAAATCTACGTTATGAAGTGGATAGAATTGAACCCCAAATAAAAACGATTCAAGATTTTTCTGATAGCGAAGGAATTTTAAAACTCGCTGAAAAATGTAACGGTTCTGGAGATTGTAGAAAACCAGTAGAAGCTGGAGGAACTATGTGCCCAAGTTACAGAGCTACAAAAGATGAAAAAGACACCACAAGAGCAAGAGCAAATACATTGCGTGAGTTTTTAACAAATTCCGACGAAGCAAATAAATTTAATCATAAAGAATTAAAAGAAGTTTTCGATTTGTGTTTAAGCTGTAAAGCGTGTGCTTCTGAATGCCCAAGTAATGTTGATATTGCTACTATGAAAGCCGAGTTTTTATATCAATATCAAGAAACAAACGGCTATTCTTTTAGAAGTAAATTATTTGCTAATAATGTAAAATACAACAAATTAGGAAGCATTGTTCCTGCTTTAACAAACGCTATTTTAAGTACACCATTTGCAAAAGCAGCAATGGGAGTTGCACAGAAAAGAAGTGTTCCTAAATTGGCTCCAAAAACATTTAAAAAATGGTTTCAAAAACAACCTTCTTCAAAAAACAATAAAACTATTTATTTATTTTGTGATGAATTTACAAACTTTTACGATGTCGAAATTGGAAAAGATGCTTTCTACTTGTTAGAAAAATTAGGCTATAATTTACAACTTATAAATCACGAAGAATCTGGAAGAAGTTTTATTTCTAAAGGGTTTTTAAAAGAAGCAAAAGCAGTTTGTAATTTAAATGTAGAAATATTTAAAGATATTATTACAGAAGAAACTCCGTTAATTGGAATAGAACCTTCAGCAATTTTAACTTTTAGAGATGAATATATTCGTTTAGCAGATGATAAAAAAGCCGCAGAAAAAATTGCTAAAAATGTCTTTACTTTTGAAGAGTTTTTAGCCAAAGAATTAGAAAAAGGTAATTTAGATACTTCTCTTTTTACTTCAGCAACTAAAACTTTAAAAATTCATGGACATTGTCATCAAAAAGCATTGTCTGGAACACATGCAAGTTTTCAAATTTTAAATCTTCCAAAAAACTACTCTGTAACAATTATAAATTCTGGATGTTGTGGAATGGCAGGTTCATTTGGTTACGAAAAGGAACATTACAATGTTTCTATGCAAGTTGGTGAAGATACATTGTTTCCAAAAGTAAGAAACACACCAAAAGAAACAGAGATTGTTGCTGCTGGAACAAGTTGCAGACATCAAATTTTTGATGGGACAAAACGTATTGCAAAACACCCAATTACTATTTTAAAAGAAGCGCTTTTATAG
- a CDS encoding DUF962 domain-containing protein: MKTAQQWFDEYAISHQNETNQIVHYICVPLIFFSVIGLLMSIPTSFLENSFGLYNPLLENWAAVIGVVISFFYLRLGFWYFLNMLFVMLLCIVGNFWLGNNTNLLYASIIIFVLAWIGQFWGHKVEGKKPSFAKDLQFLLIGPLWVIQKLGGKK, from the coding sequence ATGAAAACTGCCCAACAATGGTTTGATGAATATGCAATAAGTCATCAAAATGAAACCAACCAAATAGTACATTATATTTGTGTTCCTTTAATTTTCTTTAGTGTAATTGGGCTTTTAATGAGTATACCAACTTCGTTTTTAGAAAATAGTTTTGGTTTGTATAATCCTCTTTTAGAAAATTGGGCAGCAGTAATTGGTGTTGTAATTTCTTTCTTTTACTTACGTTTAGGGTTTTGGTATTTCTTAAATATGTTATTTGTAATGTTATTATGTATTGTAGGTAATTTCTGGTTAGGAAATAATACAAATCTTTTATATGCTTCTATAATTATCTTTGTTTTGGCTTGGATTGGTCAGTTTTGGGGACATAAAGTGGAAGGTAAAAAACCATCTTTTGCAAAAGATTTACAATTTTTATTGATTGGTCCACTTTGGGTGATTCAGAAATTAGGAGGAAAGAAATAA
- a CDS encoding YqaE/Pmp3 family membrane protein — protein sequence MSIFRVFFAIFFPPLSVIDKGCGSFVIIFLLTLCGWIPGVIGALVILNNPKN from the coding sequence ATGAGTATTTTTAGAGTGTTTTTTGCTATATTTTTTCCACCACTTTCTGTTATAGATAAAGGTTGTGGTTCTTTTGTTATTATTTTTCTACTAACGCTTTGTGGCTGGATTCCTGGTGTAATAGGAGCGTTGGTTATTTTGAATAATCCGAAGAATTAA
- a CDS encoding S8 family serine peptidase: MKKLLLLTTVLFAFSFVNAQDFSKTRLIVKYKETTNAKSKSSIQKILTNKNFKNSRSLSFSNNKKKSKQNNEILLFTFKDEIDVLKTANELKNTNLFEFVEPDYIGTGAGKKGTENFTTTPDDALFSRQWSLHNDGSFTASPSTNDADVDMNLAWDITTGNPDITIAVLDSGLRMTHPEMSGRVWVNTTETSNGLDSDTNTYIDDINGWDFVNNDNDPTDDNGHGTNIAGIIAATGNNSIGYAGVDWECKIMPLKILDQNNNGFYSNWIEAINYAVNKGAKIINMSVGGSSYSAAMETAVNSAHANGIVITVSMMNFNNSALYYPAAYANTIAVGSSDSDDKRSNPFFWSATSGSNFGNHIDVIAPGNIIFGLASNSDTNYNGYWGGTSQAAPLVAGICSLILNKKPNLTVEQIRTIIRESAEDMVGTATEDTAGWDQYYGAGRVNAFNALQKVLSTESFSTKNYRFYPNPTSDYLLMSTELNDVNYNLYNILGKNVLQGKISEGKIDLKTISKGIYSLKLQNGLESITKKIIKN, encoded by the coding sequence ATGAAAAAATTATTACTTTTAACCACGGTTCTTTTTGCATTCTCTTTTGTTAATGCCCAAGATTTTTCGAAAACACGCCTTATTGTAAAATATAAGGAAACTACAAATGCAAAATCTAAAAGTTCTATTCAGAAAATACTAACAAATAAGAATTTTAAAAATTCTAGATCTTTATCCTTCAGCAATAACAAAAAGAAATCAAAACAAAATAACGAAATTTTATTATTTACTTTTAAGGATGAAATTGATGTTCTAAAAACTGCAAACGAATTAAAAAACACCAATCTTTTCGAATTTGTAGAGCCAGATTATATTGGTACTGGTGCTGGAAAAAAAGGAACAGAGAATTTTACAACTACACCAGATGACGCTTTATTTTCTAGGCAATGGAGCCTGCATAACGATGGTTCCTTTACTGCATCTCCTTCTACAAACGATGCAGATGTAGATATGAATTTGGCTTGGGATATTACAACTGGAAACCCAGATATTACGATTGCAGTTTTAGATTCTGGACTAAGAATGACACATCCAGAAATGTCTGGTAGAGTTTGGGTAAATACCACAGAAACTTCCAATGGTTTAGATTCTGATACAAATACGTATATAGACGATATTAATGGTTGGGATTTTGTAAATAACGATAACGATCCTACAGACGATAATGGTCATGGTACCAATATTGCTGGAATTATTGCTGCCACAGGAAACAATTCTATTGGTTATGCAGGTGTAGATTGGGAATGTAAAATAATGCCTTTAAAAATTTTAGACCAAAACAACAATGGATTTTATTCTAATTGGATTGAAGCTATAAATTATGCTGTTAATAAAGGAGCAAAAATTATAAATATGTCTGTTGGTGGTAGTTCTTATTCTGCTGCTATGGAAACTGCTGTAAATAGTGCACATGCAAATGGAATTGTAATAACAGTTTCTATGATGAATTTTAATAATAGCGCACTTTATTATCCTGCAGCGTATGCAAATACAATTGCTGTTGGTTCTTCAGATTCGGATGATAAAAGATCTAATCCGTTTTTTTGGAGTGCTACAAGTGGAAGTAATTTTGGAAACCATATAGATGTAATTGCTCCTGGAAATATTATATTTGGTTTGGCAAGCAATTCAGATACCAATTATAATGGTTACTGGGGAGGAACTTCTCAAGCAGCGCCTTTGGTTGCTGGTATTTGCTCTTTAATTTTAAATAAAAAACCTAATTTAACTGTAGAACAAATAAGAACTATTATAAGAGAATCTGCAGAAGATATGGTTGGAACTGCTACAGAAGATACTGCTGGTTGGGATCAATATTATGGAGCAGGAAGAGTAAATGCTTTTAATGCGTTACAAAAAGTATTATCTACAGAAAGTTTTAGTACAAAAAACTATCGATTTTATCCAAACCCTACTTCAGATTATCTATTAATGTCCACAGAATTAAATGATGTAAACTACAATTTATATAACATTTTAGGTAAGAATGTTTTACAAGGAAAAATTTCTGAAGGAAAAATAGATTTAAAAACAATTAGTAAAGGAATTTACTCCTTAAAACTTCAAAATGGCTTAGAATCTATTACAAAAAAAATTATTAAAAATTAA
- a CDS encoding M14 family metallopeptidase, producing the protein MKKLLFLFLFISISISAQKVDLSYYLPKDVTYNKNIPTPKSVIGHEVGEWHITHDKLVEYMKALAASSNRITIENRGKTFEDRPLLLLTITSPKNHQSLENIRKNHVDATNNSADVSNNKIVVYQGFSIHGNEPSGSNAALAVAYYLAAAEGGEIDDLLENTVILFDPSFNPDGLQRFAYWANTNRSKNINPDPNDREYSEIWPRGRTNHYQFDMNRDWLPVQLPESRARIASFHKWMPNILTDHHEMGSNSSFFFQPGIPSRTNPLTPQMNQDLTKEIATYHAKALDKIGSLYYSEESFDDFYYGKGSTFPDINGSIGILFEQASSRGHAQETSNGILTFPFTIRNQFTAALSTLEAARKMRVKILQYQQDFYKESRSGFSNKAIVFGDEKDAAKSYHLAEVLKRHQVKIHDVKSDFTQNGKTFKKGYSYVVPMNQKNQRLVKAMFDVRKTFKDSLFYDVSAWTFNHSFGVDYAENISLSKAGNEIEDLKMKTGTVSFKSDYGYLMPWNEYYAPKALNAILQKGLRAKVSMKNFNNGGNSYDYGTIFIPVQNQKLNALEMYQFLQKTAEESHVSINGVSTGLNDGIDLGSNNFSSIDKPKVAMLVGDGIAGNDSGEIWHLLDQRFDMALTRLDMSYFSRVDISKYTAIVVPSSYNLGKSAEEKLRTWVQNGGILIGYKNTARWLFSKKFINLEFDKTKIDTIKDISFENRGLKSGAQVIGGAIFEAKTDRSHPINFGYKNDEIALFRNSTIFIKADKKSYNNPIQYTSNPLLSGYISKENAKVIKNTVPFKVQRMGRGRVLVFTDNTNFRAFWYGTNKLLLNAIFFGDKM; encoded by the coding sequence ATGAAAAAACTCTTATTTCTTTTTTTATTTATATCCATTTCAATTTCTGCACAAAAAGTAGATTTATCTTATTATTTACCTAAAGATGTAACGTATAATAAAAACATTCCTACACCAAAATCTGTAATTGGTCATGAAGTAGGAGAGTGGCATATTACACACGATAAATTGGTGGAATATATGAAGGCTTTAGCAGCTTCATCTAACAGAATTACGATTGAAAATAGAGGAAAAACGTTTGAAGATAGACCTTTGTTATTATTGACGATTACTTCTCCAAAAAATCATCAAAGTTTAGAAAACATCCGAAAAAATCATGTAGATGCAACAAATAATTCAGCAGATGTTTCAAACAATAAAATTGTGGTGTATCAAGGTTTTTCCATTCATGGAAATGAGCCAAGTGGATCGAATGCAGCCTTGGCTGTAGCTTATTATTTAGCTGCTGCAGAAGGAGGCGAAATCGATGATTTATTAGAAAATACGGTTATTTTATTTGATCCTTCTTTTAATCCTGATGGTTTGCAACGTTTTGCATATTGGGCAAATACGAACCGAAGTAAAAACATAAATCCCGATCCTAATGATCGTGAATATTCAGAGATTTGGCCAAGAGGAAGAACCAACCATTATCAGTTTGATATGAACAGAGATTGGTTGCCAGTTCAATTGCCAGAAAGTCGTGCAAGAATTGCAAGTTTTCATAAATGGATGCCAAATATTTTAACGGATCATCATGAAATGGGAAGCAATTCGAGTTTCTTTTTTCAACCTGGAATACCAAGTAGAACAAATCCTTTGACGCCACAAATGAATCAAGATTTAACGAAAGAAATTGCAACATATCATGCAAAAGCATTGGATAAAATAGGTTCTTTATATTATTCAGAAGAAAGTTTCGACGATTTCTATTATGGAAAAGGTTCTACCTTCCCAGATATTAATGGAAGTATTGGAATTTTGTTTGAGCAAGCAAGTTCAAGAGGTCATGCTCAAGAAACTTCTAATGGTATTTTAACGTTCCCTTTTACAATTAGAAATCAGTTTACAGCAGCATTATCTACTTTGGAAGCTGCCAGAAAAATGAGAGTAAAAATTTTACAATATCAGCAAGATTTTTACAAAGAATCTAGAAGCGGGTTCTCAAATAAAGCAATAGTTTTTGGTGATGAAAAAGATGCTGCGAAAAGTTATCATTTAGCAGAAGTTTTAAAACGTCATCAAGTGAAAATTCACGATGTAAAGTCAGATTTTACTCAAAATGGAAAAACATTTAAAAAAGGATACAGCTATGTAGTTCCTATGAATCAGAAGAACCAACGTTTGGTAAAAGCGATGTTCGATGTTCGTAAAACTTTTAAAGATAGTTTGTTTTATGATGTTTCTGCATGGACTTTTAACCATTCTTTTGGGGTTGATTATGCCGAAAATATTTCACTTTCGAAAGCAGGAAATGAAATTGAAGATTTAAAAATGAAAACAGGAACTGTTTCGTTTAAAAGTGATTATGGTTATTTAATGCCTTGGAACGAATATTATGCTCCAAAAGCTTTAAACGCTATTTTACAAAAAGGTTTGCGTGCAAAAGTTTCAATGAAAAACTTTAATAATGGTGGCAATTCTTACGATTATGGAACGATTTTTATTCCTGTTCAGAATCAAAAATTGAATGCTTTAGAAATGTATCAATTTTTACAAAAAACGGCAGAGGAAAGTCACGTTTCAATTAATGGAGTTTCAACTGGTTTAAATGATGGAATTGATTTAGGTTCTAATAATTTTAGCTCAATTGACAAACCAAAAGTGGCAATGTTGGTTGGAGATGGAATTGCAGGAAACGATTCTGGAGAAATTTGGCACCTATTAGACCAACGTTTCGATATGGCTTTAACACGTTTAGATATGAGCTATTTCTCGAGAGTAGATATTAGTAAATATACTGCAATTGTGGTTCCAAGTAGTTATAATTTAGGAAAATCTGCTGAAGAAAAATTAAGAACTTGGGTACAAAATGGCGGAATTTTAATTGGTTATAAAAATACCGCAAGATGGTTGTTTAGTAAGAAATTTATCAATTTAGAATTTGATAAAACCAAGATAGACACTATTAAAGATATTTCTTTTGAAAATAGAGGGTTAAAGTCTGGTGCACAGGTTATTGGAGGTGCAATATTTGAAGCTAAAACAGACAGATCTCATCCTATTAATTTTGGTTATAAAAACGATGAAATTGCGTTATTTAGAAATTCAACAATCTTTATAAAAGCAGACAAAAAGAGTTATAACAATCCAATTCAATATACTTCAAATCCATTATTAAGTGGTTATATTTCGAAAGAAAACGCAAAAGTAATTAAGAATACAGTTCCTTTTAAAGTACAAAGAATGGGAAGAGGAAGAGTATTAGTTTTTACTGACAATACAAACTTTAGAGCTTTTTGGTACGGAACTAATAAGTTGTTATTGAATGCTATTTTCTTTGGAGATAAAATGTAG